In one window of Streptomyces griseus subsp. griseus DNA:
- a CDS encoding xanthine dehydrogenase family protein molybdopterin-binding subunit — protein MTTHPEATTPVTAQTVPAGTPTKITQGSPTKGGIGESTLRPDGTLKVTGEFAYSSDMWHEDMLWGQTLRSTVAHAEIVSIDTSEALATSGVYAVLTYDDLPAEMKNYGLEIQDTPVLAHGKVRHHGEPVAIVAADHPETARRAAAKIKIEYRELPLITDEASATAPDAVLVHEGRDDHHIGHVPHPNIVHRQPIIRGDADEAAKRADVIVRGEYVFGMQDQAFLGPESGLAVPSEDGGVELYVATQWLHSDLGQIAPVLGLPEEKVRMTLSGVGGAFGGREDISMQIHACLLALRTGKPVKIVYNRFESFFGHVHRHPAKLHYEHGATKDGKLTHMKCRIVLDGGAYASASPAVVGNASSLSVGPYKIEDVDIEAVALYTNNPPCGAMRGFGAVQACFAYEAQMDKLAAKLDMDPVEFRQLNAMEQGTLLPTGQSCDSPAPVAELLRRVKSRPLPPEQEWLSAGSEGTSVDIRALPGGLSNTTHGEGVVRGVGYAVGLKNVGFSEGFDDYSTARVRMEVINGEPVATVHTAMAEVGQGGVTVHAQIARTELGVNQVTIHPADTRVGSAGSTSASRQTYVTGGAVKNSCEAVREKVLELGRTKFGTYHPAWATAELLLEGGKVVTDGGEVLADVADVLEDEAIDIELEWRHRPTEAFDLRTGQGNGHVQYSFAAHRAVVEVDTELGLVKVIELACAQDVGKALNPLSVLGQIQGGTLQGMGVAVMEEIIVDPKTAKVRNPSFTDYLLPTILDTPTIPVDVLELADEHAPYGLRGIGEAPTLSSTPAVLAAIRNATGLELNRTPVRPEHLTGT, from the coding sequence ATGACGACGCACCCCGAAGCCACGACGCCCGTCACGGCGCAGACCGTACCGGCCGGAACCCCCACCAAGATCACCCAGGGCTCGCCCACCAAGGGCGGCATCGGCGAGTCCACGCTCCGCCCCGACGGCACCCTCAAGGTCACCGGGGAGTTCGCGTACTCCTCCGACATGTGGCACGAGGACATGCTCTGGGGCCAGACGCTGCGCTCCACCGTCGCCCACGCCGAGATCGTCTCCATCGACACCTCCGAGGCGCTGGCCACCTCCGGCGTCTACGCGGTGCTGACCTACGACGACCTCCCGGCCGAGATGAAGAACTACGGCCTGGAGATCCAGGACACCCCGGTCCTCGCCCACGGCAAGGTCCGCCACCACGGCGAGCCGGTCGCCATCGTCGCCGCCGACCACCCGGAGACCGCGCGCCGCGCCGCCGCCAAGATCAAGATCGAGTACCGCGAGCTGCCCCTCATCACCGACGAGGCCTCGGCGACCGCTCCCGACGCCGTGCTCGTGCACGAGGGCCGCGACGACCACCACATCGGCCATGTCCCGCACCCCAACATCGTGCACCGCCAGCCGATCATCCGGGGCGACGCCGACGAGGCCGCCAAGCGCGCCGACGTCATCGTCCGGGGCGAGTACGTCTTCGGCATGCAGGACCAGGCCTTCCTCGGCCCGGAGTCCGGTCTCGCCGTGCCCTCCGAGGACGGCGGGGTGGAGCTGTACGTCGCCACCCAGTGGCTGCACTCGGACCTCGGCCAGATCGCGCCCGTCCTCGGCCTGCCCGAGGAGAAGGTCCGCATGACGCTCTCCGGCGTCGGCGGGGCCTTCGGCGGCCGCGAGGACATCTCGATGCAGATCCACGCCTGCCTGCTGGCGCTCCGCACCGGCAAGCCGGTCAAGATCGTCTACAACCGGTTCGAGTCCTTCTTCGGCCATGTCCACCGCCACCCGGCGAAGCTCCACTACGAGCACGGCGCCACCAAGGACGGCAAGCTCACGCACATGAAGTGCCGGATCGTCCTGGACGGCGGGGCCTACGCCTCCGCCTCCCCGGCGGTCGTCGGCAACGCCTCCTCGCTCTCGGTCGGCCCGTACAAGATCGAGGACGTCGACATCGAGGCGGTCGCCCTCTACACCAACAACCCGCCCTGCGGCGCGATGCGCGGCTTCGGCGCGGTCCAGGCGTGCTTCGCCTACGAGGCGCAGATGGACAAGCTCGCCGCGAAGCTGGACATGGACCCGGTGGAGTTCCGCCAGCTCAACGCCATGGAACAGGGCACCCTGCTGCCCACCGGACAGTCCTGCGACTCGCCGGCCCCGGTCGCCGAGCTGCTGCGCCGGGTCAAGTCCCGGCCGCTGCCGCCCGAGCAGGAGTGGCTGTCGGCGGGCAGCGAAGGCACCTCCGTCGACATCCGGGCGCTGCCCGGCGGGCTCTCCAACACCACGCACGGCGAGGGTGTCGTCCGCGGTGTCGGCTACGCGGTGGGTCTGAAGAACGTCGGCTTCTCCGAGGGCTTCGACGACTACTCCACCGCCCGCGTCCGGATGGAGGTCATCAACGGCGAGCCGGTCGCCACCGTGCACACCGCGATGGCCGAGGTCGGCCAGGGCGGCGTCACCGTGCACGCCCAGATCGCCCGTACCGAGCTCGGGGTCAACCAGGTCACCATCCACCCCGCCGACACCCGGGTCGGCTCCGCCGGATCCACCTCGGCCTCCCGCCAGACGTACGTCACCGGCGGCGCGGTCAAGAACTCCTGCGAAGCCGTACGCGAGAAGGTCCTGGAGCTGGGCCGCACCAAGTTCGGCACCTACCACCCGGCCTGGGCCACCGCCGAACTCCTCCTGGAGGGCGGCAAGGTCGTCACCGACGGCGGCGAGGTCCTCGCGGACGTGGCCGACGTCCTGGAGGACGAGGCGATCGACATCGAGCTGGAGTGGCGCCACCGGCCCACCGAGGCGTTCGACCTCCGTACCGGGCAGGGCAACGGCCACGTCCAGTATTCGTTCGCCGCCCACCGTGCGGTCGTCGAGGTCGACACCGAACTGGGCCTGGTCAAGGTCATCGAACTGGCCTGCGCCCAGGACGTCGGCAAGGCGCTCAACCCGCTCTCCGTCCTCGGCCAGATCCAGGGCGGCACCCTCCAGGGCATGGGCGTCGCGGTGATGGAGGAGATCATCGTCGACCCGAAGACCGCGAAGGTGCGCAACCCCTCCTTCACGGACTACCTGCTCCCCACCATCCTCGACACGCCGACCATCCCCGTCGACGTGCTCGAACTCGCCGACGAGCACGCCCCGTACGGGCTGCGCGGCATCGGCGAGGCCCCGACCCTGTCGTCCACCCCGGCCGTCCTCGCGGCGATCCGGAACGCGACGGGACTGGAGCTCAACAGGACCCCGGTACGCCCCGAGCACCTCACCGGTACCTGA
- a CDS encoding SDR family NAD(P)-dependent oxidoreductase — protein sequence MTAGRIALVTGANRGLGRSTALALAARGVRVVVTHRGDAAGAEETARDVRAAGGSTAVVRLDLADLASFGAFTSELSGLLERWGASRLDIVVNNAGVGVFGPLEAVTAADFDTVFGTNVRGTFFLVQALVPMLAKGAHVINVSSSLTRHTSPATSVYSASKAAVEAMSRTLAAELGPRGIRVNSIAPGPTATDFNGGAMRDDAGMREGLAGQTALGRVGEPEEIGDAIATLASEGLRWMTAQRVEVSGGVLL from the coding sequence ATGACAGCCGGAAGAATCGCTCTGGTGACCGGTGCCAACCGTGGTCTGGGCCGGAGTACGGCTCTTGCGCTGGCGGCGCGCGGGGTGCGGGTCGTGGTCACGCACCGCGGTGATGCGGCCGGGGCCGAGGAGACGGCGCGGGACGTGCGCGCCGCGGGCGGGAGCACGGCCGTCGTGCGTCTCGACCTCGCCGACCTCGCCTCTTTCGGGGCCTTCACCTCCGAGCTGAGCGGACTGCTGGAGCGCTGGGGGGCTTCGCGGCTGGACATCGTGGTCAACAACGCGGGGGTGGGCGTCTTCGGTCCGCTGGAAGCGGTCACGGCCGCCGACTTCGACACGGTGTTCGGCACGAACGTGCGGGGCACGTTCTTCCTCGTCCAGGCGCTGGTGCCGATGCTGGCGAAAGGCGCCCACGTCATCAACGTCTCGTCGTCGTTGACGCGCCACACCAGTCCCGCGACCTCGGTCTACTCGGCCTCGAAGGCCGCCGTCGAGGCCATGAGCCGCACCCTGGCCGCGGAACTCGGCCCCCGGGGCATCCGGGTCAACTCCATCGCCCCGGGGCCGACCGCCACCGACTTCAACGGCGGTGCCATGCGGGACGACGCCGGTATGCGCGAGGGCCTGGCCGGGCAGACGGCGCTCGGCCGCGTCGGCGAACCCGAGGAGATCGGCGACGCCATCGCCACGCTGGCCTCCGAGGGCCTGCGCTGGATGACCGCCCAGCGCGTCGAGGTCTCCGGGGGCGTTCTGCTCTGA
- a CDS encoding PucR family transcriptional regulator ligand-binding domain-containing protein encodes MRLRALLETDALGLRLLGGEDELDRTVRGVMTTDLRDPSRYLSGGELVLTGLAWRRDASDSEPFVRILAGAGVAGLAAGEAELGDIPADLVEACVQHRLPLFAVHETVAFATITEHVVRQVSGERAGDLAAVVDRHRRLMTSGPAGGGPEVVLDLLTSDLDLHAWVLSPTGRRIAGAGAPLPGPLGAALAGHHLAATRTGRRGPYRAAVAGTTYSLFPIRNTGRGAVPATRDVRESVLSDWLLAVEADASDWPAARLDLLQGVTQLIAVERDRRDAARTVRRRLAQEVLELVQTGAAPAEIAARLRVAAPVLLPGLGAAPQWQVVVARVDWAAADAAGPAGVPAELAGGPVAQALLEEILVDPAVSGSDSADRIAVAHTGDEAIALVPLPAVPAPLPETVDAPADNTAGPETGSGEARAAQDPALHADALLAAVREPLSAGLADDGRLTLGVSAAVHSAEGLRGALEEARHARRVAAARPGRVCAAGHHELASHVLLLPFVPDDVRRAFTARLLDPLRDYDRRHRAELIETLEAFLDCDGSWTRCAARLHLHVNTLRYRVGRIEQLTGRDLSRLEDKLDFFLALRMS; translated from the coding sequence ATGCGGCTGCGCGCACTGCTGGAGACCGACGCGCTGGGCCTGCGGCTGCTCGGCGGCGAGGACGAGCTGGACCGCACCGTCCGGGGCGTCATGACGACCGACCTGCGCGACCCCAGCCGCTACCTCTCCGGCGGCGAGCTGGTGCTGACGGGTCTGGCCTGGCGCCGGGACGCGAGCGACTCCGAGCCGTTCGTCCGGATCCTGGCGGGCGCCGGGGTGGCCGGGCTCGCGGCGGGTGAGGCCGAGCTCGGCGACATCCCGGCGGACCTGGTGGAGGCGTGCGTCCAGCACCGCCTGCCGCTCTTCGCGGTGCACGAGACCGTCGCGTTCGCAACGATCACCGAACATGTCGTACGCCAGGTCTCCGGCGAGCGGGCGGGTGATCTGGCGGCCGTGGTGGACCGGCACCGGCGGCTGATGACCTCGGGCCCGGCGGGTGGCGGCCCCGAGGTGGTCCTCGATCTCCTCACCTCCGACCTGGACCTCCACGCCTGGGTCCTCTCGCCCACCGGCCGCCGGATCGCCGGGGCCGGCGCCCCCCTGCCCGGCCCGCTGGGGGCGGCCCTGGCCGGGCACCACCTGGCCGCGACCCGCACCGGGCGGCGGGGGCCGTACCGGGCGGCCGTCGCCGGTACGACGTATTCGCTCTTCCCGATCCGGAACACCGGCCGGGGCGCGGTTCCGGCCACCCGTGACGTCCGGGAGTCGGTGCTCTCCGACTGGCTGCTCGCCGTCGAGGCCGACGCCTCGGACTGGCCCGCCGCCCGGCTGGACCTGCTCCAGGGCGTCACCCAGCTGATCGCCGTCGAACGCGACCGCCGGGACGCGGCCCGTACGGTACGCCGACGGCTCGCCCAGGAGGTCCTGGAGCTGGTCCAGACGGGCGCCGCCCCGGCCGAGATCGCCGCCCGGCTCCGGGTCGCCGCCCCGGTCCTGCTGCCGGGCCTCGGCGCCGCCCCGCAGTGGCAGGTCGTGGTGGCCCGGGTCGACTGGGCGGCCGCCGACGCGGCGGGCCCGGCGGGTGTCCCGGCCGAGCTGGCGGGCGGCCCGGTCGCCCAGGCCCTGCTGGAGGAGATCCTGGTCGACCCGGCGGTCAGCGGCTCCGACTCGGCCGACCGCATCGCCGTCGCCCACACGGGCGACGAGGCCATCGCCCTCGTACCGCTCCCCGCCGTGCCCGCCCCCCTCCCCGAGACGGTGGACGCCCCTGCCGACAACACGGCCGGGCCGGAGACCGGGTCCGGAGAGGCCCGGGCGGCACAGGACCCCGCGCTGCACGCCGACGCGCTGCTCGCCGCCGTACGCGAACCGCTCTCGGCGGGGCTCGCCGACGACGGGCGGCTGACACTGGGTGTCAGCGCGGCCGTCCACTCGGCCGAGGGGCTGCGCGGCGCTCTGGAGGAGGCCCGGCACGCCCGCCGGGTGGCGGCGGCCCGGCCGGGGCGGGTCTGCGCGGCCGGTCACCACGAGCTGGCCTCGCACGTGCTGCTGCTGCCGTTCGTCCCCGACGACGTCCGCCGGGCCTTCACCGCCCGGCTGCTGGACCCGCTGCGCGACTACGACCGGCGCCACCGCGCCGAGCTCATCGAGACGCTGGAAGCCTTTCTGGACTGCGACGGCTCCTGGACGCGGTGCGCGGCCCGGCTGCACCTCCATGTCAACACACTGCGCTACCGCGTCGGCCGGATCGAGCAGTTGACGGGCCGTGACCTTTCGCGTCTTGAGGACAAACTCGACTTCTTCCTCGCCCTGCGTATGAGCTGA
- a CDS encoding FAD binding domain-containing protein: MDFLRPASWEEALAAKAEHPTAVPIAGGTDVMVEINFDHRRPEYLLDLNRIGELSEWEVGQESVRLGASVPYSAIMEHLRTELPGLALASHTVASPQIRNRGGVGGNLGTASPAGDAHPALLAAGAEVEAESVRGTRLIPIDAFYTGVKRNALEPDELIRAVHIRKADGPQQYSKVGTRNAMVIAVCAFGIALHPETRTVRTGIGSAAPTPVRAKEAEAFLNAALEEGGFWESGKIITPAIAKQFAALASGACNPIDDVRGTAKYRRHAVGIMARRTLGWTWEQYRGAGRTLEGAA, translated from the coding sequence ATGGACTTCCTTCGCCCCGCCAGCTGGGAGGAGGCGCTCGCCGCCAAGGCCGAGCACCCCACGGCTGTGCCCATCGCGGGCGGCACGGATGTGATGGTCGAGATCAACTTCGACCACCGGCGGCCCGAGTACCTCCTGGACCTGAACCGCATCGGTGAGCTGTCCGAGTGGGAGGTGGGCCAGGAGAGCGTGCGGCTCGGCGCCTCCGTCCCGTACAGCGCCATCATGGAGCACCTGCGCACCGAGCTGCCGGGCCTGGCGCTCGCCTCGCACACCGTCGCGTCCCCGCAGATCCGCAACCGCGGCGGGGTCGGAGGCAACCTGGGCACCGCGTCGCCCGCCGGGGACGCCCACCCGGCGCTGCTCGCCGCGGGGGCCGAGGTGGAGGCCGAATCCGTACGCGGAACACGGCTGATTCCCATCGACGCTTTCTACACAGGCGTCAAGCGCAACGCCTTGGAGCCGGACGAGCTGATCCGCGCCGTACACATCAGGAAGGCCGACGGACCGCAGCAGTACTCGAAGGTCGGCACCCGCAACGCGATGGTCATCGCCGTCTGCGCCTTCGGTATCGCCCTGCACCCCGAGACCCGCACCGTGCGCACCGGCATCGGCTCCGCCGCCCCGACGCCCGTCCGGGCCAAGGAGGCGGAGGCCTTCCTGAACGCCGCGCTCGAAGAGGGCGGGTTCTGGGAGAGCGGCAAGATCATCACCCCCGCCATCGCCAAGCAGTTCGCCGCGCTCGCCTCGGGCGCCTGCAACCCGATCGACGACGTACGGGGCACGGCGAAGTACCGCAGGCACGCGGTCGGCATCATGGCCCGCCGCACGCTCGGCTGGACCTGGGAGCAGTACCGCGGCGCGGGCCGCACGCTGGAAGGAGCTGCGTAA
- a CDS encoding (2Fe-2S)-binding protein: MTLTPLLTGAATSPVTAAYARLTEVFPGLRAEVLDEGASAPSGAGWVGAAELAAGGPAVDTFLAWDNAQVLRDYGQQARPDVVASFGLHRYAWPACLLVTVPWFLQRRVPRVPVGDVAFQRALGHLTVRVREFACLPDDPAAGLPGARVVADEEALRAEVLAALTEHLEPVLTGFAPRMRRGKRALWGMATDEIVEGLWYVAHLLGEERRAMAELELLLPGTTKPYVGTAGFRELTGPEGQSLPTRDRASCCLFYTLRPEDTCVTCPRTCDADRVRKLAAAS, from the coding sequence ATGACCCTCACTCCGCTGCTCACCGGCGCCGCGACGTCCCCTGTGACCGCCGCGTACGCCCGTCTGACCGAGGTCTTCCCCGGGCTGCGCGCCGAGGTGCTGGACGAGGGCGCGAGCGCCCCGTCCGGCGCCGGCTGGGTCGGCGCGGCCGAGCTGGCCGCCGGCGGACCGGCCGTGGACACCTTCCTCGCCTGGGACAACGCCCAGGTGCTCCGGGACTACGGACAGCAGGCCCGCCCCGACGTGGTGGCCAGCTTCGGCCTCCACCGGTACGCCTGGCCCGCCTGCCTGCTGGTGACCGTGCCCTGGTTCCTCCAGCGGCGGGTGCCGCGCGTCCCGGTGGGGGACGTCGCCTTCCAGCGGGCGCTGGGACACCTGACCGTACGGGTCCGCGAGTTCGCCTGCCTGCCGGACGACCCGGCGGCCGGGCTGCCCGGCGCCCGGGTGGTGGCCGACGAGGAGGCGCTGCGGGCCGAGGTCCTGGCCGCCCTCACCGAGCACCTGGAGCCGGTGCTGACGGGGTTCGCACCGCGCATGCGGCGGGGGAAGCGGGCGCTGTGGGGGATGGCGACGGACGAGATCGTCGAGGGCCTCTGGTACGTCGCGCATCTGCTCGGCGAGGAGCGCCGCGCGATGGCCGAGCTGGAGCTGCTGCTCCCCGGCACCACGAAGCCGTACGTCGGCACCGCGGGCTTCCGCGAGCTGACCGGACCGGAGGGGCAGTCGCTGCCGACCCGGGACCGGGCGAGCTGCTGCCTCTTCTACACCCTGCGCCCCGAGGACACCTGTGTGACCTGCCCGCGTACCTGTGACGCGGACCGGGTGCGGAAGCTCGCCGCGGCTTCCTGA
- a CDS encoding TetR/AcrR family transcriptional regulator gives MAAELSAHHRRLAQQKRAAIISAATDLFLNHGYDGTSLARIAEGAAVSKSTLFKQFPTKAALFEAIVTESWQRDAAGAVARPEAGDLRSGLTSIGHRYADLMGRPGMTALFRIVIAELPRFPELGRMQFQLGKLPYFTSVQRYLEAEHKAGNADVPDAESAANQFLGMIANYVLWPRMLLTDWNPTASDIRYSVEQAVETTLARYAPGRRT, from the coding sequence ATGGCAGCAGAGCTCTCCGCACACCACCGCCGTCTGGCCCAGCAGAAGCGTGCGGCGATCATCTCCGCGGCGACGGACCTCTTCCTGAACCACGGTTACGACGGCACGTCCCTCGCCCGCATCGCGGAAGGGGCGGCGGTCTCGAAGTCCACCCTGTTCAAGCAGTTCCCCACCAAGGCGGCCCTCTTCGAGGCCATCGTGACCGAGTCCTGGCAGCGCGATGCCGCCGGCGCCGTAGCGCGGCCCGAGGCCGGAGACCTGCGTTCCGGCCTGACCTCCATCGGCCACCGCTACGCCGACCTGATGGGCCGGCCCGGCATGACAGCCCTGTTCCGCATCGTCATCGCCGAGCTGCCCCGCTTCCCCGAACTGGGACGGATGCAGTTCCAGCTCGGCAAGCTGCCCTACTTCACCTCGGTCCAGCGCTACCTGGAGGCGGAGCACAAGGCCGGCAACGCCGACGTTCCGGACGCCGAGAGCGCCGCCAACCAGTTCCTCGGGATGATCGCCAACTACGTCCTGTGGCCCCGCATGCTGCTGACCGACTGGAACCCCACGGCCTCCGACATCCGCTACTCCGTCGAGCAGGCGGTGGAGACCACGCTCGCCCGCTACGCCCCCGGCCGTCGGACCTGA
- a CDS encoding DUF2637 domain-containing protein: MRLTDISLDWLLPGAVLLVGVMAAVTVVARGKRAAGKAAADDSWERSEERRRRKEALYATASYVLLFCCAAVAAALSFHGLVGFGKQNLNLSGGWEYLVPFGLDGAAMFCSVLAVREASHGDAALGSRLLVWTFAGAAAWFNWVHAPRGMDHAGAPHFFAGMSLSAAVLFDRALKQTRRAALREQGLVPRPLPQIRIVRWLRAPRETFGAWSLMLLEGVRTLDEAVDEVREDRKEREQDRLRRRDQEKLDRARIKALNRQNRVWGRSRVGHQVDVPALAPAAGGSAPPVAEPAIAEPGQLPLRPRPSLQAVGPKQPADGSSSKSLGPSNPGSDARTVDLTAEDDTQTLPRLDSLEQKLKDLEQQFG; this comes from the coding sequence ATGAGACTGACCGACATATCGCTTGACTGGCTGCTTCCGGGCGCCGTGCTGCTCGTGGGAGTCATGGCGGCGGTGACGGTGGTCGCACGCGGCAAGCGTGCCGCCGGCAAGGCCGCGGCCGACGACTCCTGGGAACGCAGCGAGGAGCGCCGCAGGCGCAAGGAAGCGCTGTACGCCACCGCCAGTTACGTCCTGCTGTTCTGCTGCGCGGCCGTCGCCGCCGCGCTCTCCTTCCACGGCCTCGTCGGCTTCGGGAAGCAGAACCTGAATCTGAGCGGAGGCTGGGAGTACCTGGTCCCGTTCGGGCTGGACGGGGCCGCGATGTTCTGTTCCGTGCTGGCCGTACGGGAGGCGAGCCACGGAGACGCGGCGCTCGGCTCCCGGCTGCTGGTGTGGACGTTCGCCGGGGCCGCCGCCTGGTTCAACTGGGTGCACGCCCCCCGGGGCATGGACCACGCGGGCGCCCCGCACTTCTTCGCGGGGATGTCGCTCTCGGCCGCGGTGCTCTTCGACCGCGCCCTGAAGCAGACCCGCCGGGCCGCGCTGCGCGAACAGGGCCTGGTGCCCCGTCCGTTGCCGCAGATCCGGATCGTCCGCTGGCTGCGGGCGCCCCGGGAGACCTTCGGCGCCTGGTCGCTGATGCTCCTGGAAGGCGTCCGCACGCTGGACGAGGCGGTGGACGAGGTGCGGGAGGACCGCAAGGAGCGGGAGCAGGACCGGCTGCGCCGACGGGACCAGGAGAAGCTGGACCGGGCCCGTATCAAGGCCCTGAACCGGCAGAACCGGGTCTGGGGACGCAGCCGGGTCGGCCACCAGGTCGACGTTCCGGCCCTGGCCCCGGCGGCGGGCGGCTCCGCGCCACCCGTCGCGGAGCCCGCCATAGCAGAGCCGGGTCAGCTGCCTCTGCGACCCCGGCCATCCCTGCAAGCCGTCGGCCCGAAACAACCGGCGGACGGTTCGAGCTCGAAGAGCCTCGGCCCTTCGAACCCGGGGAGTGACGCACGGACGGTCGACCTCACCGCCGAGGACGACACCCAGACACTCCCCCGGCTCGACTCGCTGGAGCAGAAACTGAAGGACCTGGAGCAGCAGTTCGGCTGA
- a CDS encoding GntR family transcriptional regulator translates to MEQSSAREDVRPPYAPGACADASAAGRVPEQVRGDRPQDMAVVRGEHTHGEPPAPRVVRHSVRGQILQALRAALVDGELTPGQVYSAPALGGRFGVSATPVREAMQQLATEGAVEVVPNRGFRVSERGPRELAELAEVRALIEVPVMLRLARTVPADRWCALRPLADATVTAAAVGDRAGYAECDRAFHRAVLALAGNEQLVAVADELHRRSQWPPVAGPATRRADLLADAAEHTALLDALTAQDLAVVQALVREHFTGAEG, encoded by the coding sequence GTGGAGCAGAGCAGCGCGCGTGAGGACGTACGGCCGCCGTACGCGCCCGGCGCGTGCGCCGACGCCTCGGCGGCCGGCCGGGTGCCCGAACAGGTGCGCGGCGACCGTCCGCAGGACATGGCGGTGGTCCGGGGCGAGCACACCCACGGCGAGCCGCCCGCACCGCGTGTGGTCCGTCACTCCGTCCGGGGCCAGATCCTCCAGGCCCTGCGCGCCGCTCTCGTCGACGGCGAGCTGACCCCCGGCCAGGTCTACTCAGCCCCCGCCCTCGGCGGCCGCTTCGGGGTCTCCGCCACCCCGGTGCGCGAGGCGATGCAGCAGCTGGCCACCGAGGGCGCCGTCGAGGTGGTGCCGAACCGGGGCTTCCGGGTCAGTGAGCGCGGGCCCCGTGAGCTGGCGGAGCTGGCCGAGGTGCGTGCCCTGATCGAGGTACCGGTGATGCTGCGACTGGCCCGCACCGTCCCGGCGGACCGGTGGTGCGCGCTGCGGCCGCTGGCCGACGCGACGGTCACGGCGGCGGCCGTGGGCGACCGGGCGGGCTACGCCGAGTGCGACCGGGCCTTCCACCGCGCGGTCCTCGCCCTGGCGGGCAACGAGCAGCTGGTGGCCGTCGCCGACGAGCTGCACCGCCGCTCGCAGTGGCCGCCGGTCGCCGGTCCGGCCACCCGCCGCGCCGACCTGCTGGCGGACGCCGCCGAGCACACCGCGCTGCTGGACGCCCTGACCGCCCAGGACCTGGCCGTCGTCCAGGCGCTCGTACGGGAGCACTTCACGGGCGCGGAAGGCTGA
- a CDS encoding ATP-binding protein, which produces MGHTERSAVGEVRRELREFLRHRSGPEQIEAAELLLSELVTNALIHTRHGAVVTATATPVALRVEVQDFEADLPAPYVPNADDGTHGRGLILVRSMADAWGVEARALGKVVWFELRGGTG; this is translated from the coding sequence GTGGGTCATACGGAACGGTCGGCGGTGGGGGAAGTCCGGCGCGAGCTGCGGGAGTTCCTCCGGCATCGCTCCGGCCCGGAACAGATCGAGGCGGCGGAGCTGCTGCTGAGCGAGCTGGTGACCAACGCGCTGATCCACACCCGGCACGGGGCCGTGGTCACCGCGACGGCGACCCCGGTGGCCCTGCGGGTGGAGGTCCAGGACTTCGAAGCGGATCTGCCCGCGCCGTACGTACCGAACGCCGACGACGGTACGCACGGCAGGGGGCTGATCCTGGTGCGGAGCATGGCCGACGCCTGGGGGGTCGAGGCGCGGGCCCTGGGCAAGGTGGTCTGGTTCGAGCTGCGCGGCGGAACGGGCTGA
- a CDS encoding (2Fe-2S)-binding protein, with protein MRVNFTVNGRPQEADDVWEGESLLYVLRERMGLPGSKNACEQGECGSCTVRLDGVPVCSCLVAAGQVEGREVVTVEGLADYAKHREDAHPGGGCASGACGTTLDAAKRWQSKPTDGQTGEAVELSPIQQAFIDAGAVQCGFCTPGLLVAADELLENTPSPSDQDIREALSGNLCRCTGYEKILDAVRLAAARQGEAVQS; from the coding sequence ATGCGAGTCAATTTCACGGTCAACGGCCGTCCGCAGGAAGCCGACGACGTGTGGGAGGGCGAGTCCCTTCTCTACGTGCTGCGTGAGCGTATGGGGCTGCCCGGTTCCAAGAACGCCTGCGAACAGGGCGAGTGCGGGTCCTGCACGGTCCGCCTGGACGGCGTCCCGGTCTGTTCCTGTCTGGTCGCCGCCGGCCAGGTCGAGGGCCGCGAGGTCGTCACCGTCGAGGGCCTGGCCGACTACGCCAAGCACCGCGAGGACGCCCACCCCGGCGGTGGCTGCGCCTCCGGCGCCTGCGGCACCACCCTGGACGCCGCCAAGCGCTGGCAGTCCAAGCCCACCGACGGCCAGACCGGCGAGGCCGTCGAACTCTCCCCGATCCAGCAGGCGTTCATCGACGCCGGAGCCGTCCAGTGCGGCTTCTGCACCCCCGGCCTGCTGGTCGCCGCCGACGAACTGCTGGAGAACACCCCCTCCCCGTCCGACCAGGACATCCGCGAGGCGCTCTCCGGCAACCTGTGCCGCTGCACGGGGTACGAGAAGATCCTCGACGCGGTCCGCCTCGCGGCCGCCCGCCAGGGAGAGGCGGTCCAGTCATGA